Proteins encoded together in one Streptomyces sp. NBC_01216 window:
- the gyrA gene encoding DNA gyrase subunit A, producing the protein MADENTPITEATEEDQQLRIEPVGLETEMQRSYLDYAMSVIVSRALPDVRDGLKPVHRRVLYAMYDGGYRPEKGFYKCARVVGDVMGTYHPHGDSSIYDALVRLAQPWSMRMPLVDSNGNFGSPGNDPAAAMRYTECKMAPLSMEMLRDIDEETVDFTDNYDGRNQEPTVLPARIPNLLVNGSAGIAVGMATNIPPHNLREVAAGAQWALEHPDATHEELLDALVERIKGPDFPTGALVVGRKGIEEAYRTGRGSITMRAVVEVEEIQNRQCLVVTELPYQTNPDNLAQKIADLVKDGKVGGIADVRDETSSRTGQRLVIVLKRDAVAKVVLNNLYKHTDLQTNFGANMLALVDGVPRTLSLDAFIRHWVTHQVEVVVRRTRFRLRKAEERAHILRGLLKALDAIDEVIALIRRSDTVDVAREGLMGLLEIDEIQANAILEMQLRRLAALERQKIVAEHDELQAKINEYNAILASEERQRRIVSEELALIVDKFGDDRRSKLVPFDGDMSIEDLIAEEDIVVTISRGGYVKRTKTEDYRSQKRGGKGVRGTKLKQDDIVDHFFVSTTHHWLLFFTNKGRVYRAKAYELPDAGRDARGQHVANLLAFQPDEQIAEILAIRDYEAAPYLVLATKAGLVKKTALKDYDSPRSGGVIAINLREADSGAEGTSDELIGAELVSAEDDLLLISKKAQSIRFTATDDALRPMGRATSGVKGMSFREGDELLSMNVVRPGTFVFTATDGGYAKRTPVDEYRVQGRGGLGIKAAKIVEDRGSLVGALVVEETNEILAITLSGGVIRTRVNEVRETGRDTMGVQLINLGKRDAVVGIARNAEAGSEADEVDGAEDAEGVEAVEGVETAIAVEAAEGTQPSAGEHEE; encoded by the coding sequence ATGGCCGACGAGAACACCCCGATCACCGAAGCCACCGAGGAAGACCAGCAGCTGCGGATCGAGCCCGTCGGGCTCGAGACCGAGATGCAGCGCTCGTACCTCGACTACGCGATGTCCGTCATCGTGTCCCGCGCGCTGCCGGACGTACGGGACGGCCTCAAGCCGGTCCACCGGCGCGTGCTGTACGCGATGTACGACGGCGGGTACCGCCCCGAGAAGGGCTTCTACAAGTGCGCCCGCGTCGTCGGTGACGTCATGGGCACGTACCACCCGCACGGCGACTCCTCGATCTACGACGCCCTGGTCCGCCTCGCGCAGCCGTGGTCGATGCGCATGCCGCTGGTGGACTCCAACGGCAACTTCGGCTCCCCGGGCAACGACCCGGCCGCCGCCATGCGCTACACCGAGTGCAAGATGGCTCCGCTGTCCATGGAGATGCTCCGGGACATCGACGAGGAGACCGTCGACTTCACGGACAACTACGACGGCCGGAACCAGGAGCCGACGGTTCTGCCGGCGCGCATCCCGAACCTGCTGGTCAACGGATCGGCCGGCATCGCGGTCGGAATGGCGACCAACATCCCGCCGCACAACCTCCGCGAGGTCGCGGCCGGCGCCCAGTGGGCGCTTGAGCACCCCGACGCCACGCACGAGGAACTCCTCGACGCGCTCGTCGAGCGCATCAAGGGCCCCGACTTCCCCACCGGCGCCCTGGTGGTCGGCCGCAAGGGCATCGAGGAGGCGTACCGCACCGGCCGCGGCTCGATCACGATGCGCGCCGTGGTCGAGGTCGAGGAGATCCAGAACCGCCAGTGCCTGGTGGTCACGGAGCTTCCCTACCAGACCAACCCGGACAACCTCGCGCAGAAGATCGCCGACCTGGTGAAGGACGGCAAGGTCGGCGGCATCGCGGACGTCCGCGACGAGACCTCGTCACGGACCGGCCAGCGCCTGGTGATCGTCCTCAAGCGCGACGCCGTGGCCAAGGTCGTCCTGAACAACCTCTACAAGCACACCGACCTGCAGACGAACTTCGGCGCGAACATGCTGGCGCTCGTCGACGGTGTGCCGCGCACGCTCTCGCTGGACGCGTTCATCCGCCACTGGGTGACGCACCAGGTCGAGGTCGTCGTCCGGCGGACCCGCTTCCGCCTGCGCAAGGCAGAGGAGCGCGCCCACATCCTGCGCGGTCTGCTCAAGGCGCTGGACGCGATCGACGAGGTCATCGCGCTGATCCGGCGCAGCGACACCGTCGACGTGGCGCGTGAGGGCCTGATGGGTCTGCTGGAGATCGACGAGATCCAGGCCAACGCCATCCTCGAGATGCAGCTGCGCCGGCTCGCCGCTCTGGAACGCCAGAAGATCGTCGCCGAGCACGACGAACTGCAGGCGAAGATCAACGAGTACAACGCGATCCTGGCCTCGGAGGAACGCCAGCGCCGGATCGTCAGCGAGGAACTGGCGCTGATCGTCGACAAGTTCGGCGACGACCGGCGCTCCAAGCTGGTGCCCTTCGACGGGGACATGTCCATCGAGGACCTGATCGCCGAAGAGGACATCGTCGTCACCATCTCGCGCGGTGGCTACGTGAAGCGGACGAAGACCGAGGACTACCGGTCGCAGAAGCGTGGCGGCAAGGGGGTGCGCGGCACGAAGCTGAAGCAGGACGACATCGTCGACCACTTCTTCGTGTCCACCACGCACCACTGGCTGCTCTTCTTCACCAACAAGGGCCGGGTCTACCGCGCCAAGGCGTACGAGCTGCCGGACGCGGGCCGGGACGCCCGCGGCCAGCACGTCGCCAACCTGCTGGCCTTCCAACCGGACGAGCAGATCGCCGAGATCCTCGCGATCCGCGACTACGAGGCCGCGCCCTACCTGGTGCTCGCCACGAAGGCCGGTCTGGTCAAGAAGACCGCGCTGAAGGACTACGACTCGCCGCGCTCCGGCGGTGTCATCGCGATCAACCTTCGTGAGGCCGACAGCGGCGCGGAAGGCACGTCCGATGAGCTGATCGGCGCCGAGCTGGTGTCGGCGGAGGACGATCTCCTGCTCATCAGCAAGAAGGCGCAGTCGATCCGGTTCACCGCGACGGACGACGCGCTGCGTCCGATGGGACGGGCGACGTCCGGCGTCAAGGGGATGAGTTTCCGCGAGGGCGACGAACTGCTCTCGATGAATGTCGTCCGGCCCGGTACGTTCGTCTTCACAGCCACTGACGGTGGGTACGCCAAGCGCACCCCCGTCGACGAGTACCGCGTCCAGGGTCGCGGCGGCCTCGGTATCAAGGCCGCCAAGATCGTGGAGGACCGCGGTTCGCTCGTGGGTGCGCTGGTGGTCGAGGAAACGAACGAGATCCTCGCCATCACGCTGTCCGGTGGTGTGATTCGTACGCGAGTCAACGAAGTCAGGGAGACCGGCCGTGACACCATGGGCGTCCAGTTGATCAACCTGGGCAAGCGGGATGCCGTCGTCGGCATCGCGCGGAACGCCGAGGCGGGCAGCGAGGCCGACGAGGTCGACGGTGCCGAAGACGCCGAGGGTGTCGAGGCCGTGGAAGGCGTAGAGACCGCGATCGCGGTCGAGGCAGCCGAGGGCACCCAGCCCTCGGCCGGGGAGCACGAGGAGTAG
- a CDS encoding DUF3566 domain-containing protein — protein MTDTRGPNPSYETYNGPLPGERAGTQQPSGPYHPPQAYGAQAPGADGGGQNAGAVRRPRTGARTTPRTRKARLRVAKADPWSVMKVSFLLSIALGVCTVVAASVLWMVMDAMGVFSTVGGTISEATGSNESNGFDLQSFLSLPRVLMFTSVIAVIDVVLMTALATLGAFIYNLSAGFVGGVELTLAEDE, from the coding sequence GTGACGGACACTCGAGGGCCCAATCCCTCGTACGAGACCTACAACGGGCCGCTGCCCGGCGAGCGCGCGGGAACGCAGCAGCCGAGCGGGCCCTACCACCCGCCGCAGGCGTACGGTGCCCAGGCACCGGGCGCGGACGGCGGTGGCCAGAACGCCGGTGCCGTGCGCCGGCCGCGTACCGGGGCACGCACCACGCCGCGGACGCGCAAGGCGCGACTGCGGGTGGCCAAGGCCGACCCGTGGTCGGTCATGAAGGTGAGCTTCCTGCTCTCCATCGCGCTGGGCGTCTGCACGGTCGTGGCCGCGTCCGTGCTGTGGATGGTCATGGACGCCATGGGCGTCTTCTCGACCGTCGGCGGCACGATCAGCGAGGCGACCGGGTCCAACGAGTCGAACGGCTTCGACCTGCAGTCGTTCCTCTCGCTGCCGCGGGTGCTCATGTTCACCTCCGTGATCGCGGTGATCGACGTGGTCCTGATGACGGCGCTCGCGACGCTCGGCGCGTTCATCTACAACCTGTCGGCCGGCTTCGTGGGCGGCGTGGAGCTCACCCTGGCGGAGGACGAGTAG
- a CDS encoding DUF1330 domain-containing protein — protein sequence MPAYGFAHLRDRRPHPEILEYLTRIQDTLDPFRGRFLIHGPPTVVVEGSWPGNMVLIEFPGMAEARAWYASPEYQKILRLRADHIDGDLVLVEGVAPGYHPRERAEKLRAAADGEQADGAP from the coding sequence ATGCCCGCCTATGGTTTCGCCCACCTACGGGACCGTCGCCCGCACCCGGAGATCCTCGAGTACCTCACACGCATCCAGGACACCCTCGACCCCTTCCGGGGCCGCTTCCTGATCCACGGCCCGCCGACCGTGGTGGTGGAGGGGAGCTGGCCGGGCAACATGGTGCTGATCGAGTTTCCCGGCATGGCCGAGGCCCGCGCCTGGTACGCGTCCCCCGAGTACCAGAAGATCCTGCGGCTGCGGGCCGACCACATCGACGGCGACCTGGTCCTGGTCGAGGGCGTCGCCCCCGGCTACCACCCGCGTGAACGCGCGGAGAAACTGCGGGCGGCGGCGGACGGGGAGCAGGCGGACGGCGCCCCGTGA
- a CDS encoding DLW-39 family protein has translation MKKLLLVALAAIGGLLVYRQIQADRAEQDLWTEATDSVPAGSGV, from the coding sequence GTGAAGAAGCTTCTCCTGGTCGCACTGGCCGCCATCGGCGGGCTCCTCGTGTACCGCCAGATCCAGGCGGATCGCGCCGAGCAGGATCTGTGGACGGAGGCGACCGACTCCGTGCCCGCAGGTTCGGGTGTGTGA
- a CDS encoding serine/threonine-protein kinase, producing MGEVFAGRYELVDPIGRGGVGAVWRAWDQRRRRYVAAKVLQQSDAHTLLRFVREQALRIDHPHVLAPASWAADDDKVLFTMDLVAGGSLAHVIGDYGPLPPRFVCVLLDQLLAGLAAVHAEGVVHRDIKPANILLDVTGTGRPHLRLSDFGISMRKGEPRLTETDYVVGTPGYFAPEQMLGAEPDFPADLFAVGLVALYLLQGRKPDSRALIEHFMTHGTPGAPEGIAEPLWQVLAGLLQPDPQLRFRTATGARKALASAVELLPDPGQAEEPVEVFDQIGPLPAGFGPTGPEPPADRPAPHTTQDTPTPATAPSPAAHRPPPPPPPQPESGTASRSRPESRPDDPRRSLPGPSETGSFHLPPPPRETVAPAPSAAHSAPAQPPAAYAAPGHSVAPHPGRSHPTPVPLGQAPTPVAAYPPGATRQYTADVRMAGPVDPRARARGTAPAGRPGPPPKVVVPVLFLALVCFAVGVWALTQV from the coding sequence ATGGGTGAGGTCTTCGCCGGGCGGTACGAACTGGTCGATCCGATCGGGCGGGGTGGGGTCGGCGCCGTATGGCGCGCCTGGGACCAGCGCCGCCGCCGCTACGTGGCGGCGAAGGTGCTGCAGCAGAGCGACGCCCACACCCTGCTGCGCTTCGTGCGCGAGCAGGCCCTGCGGATCGATCATCCGCACGTCCTCGCCCCGGCCAGCTGGGCCGCGGACGACGACAAGGTGCTGTTCACCATGGACCTGGTGGCCGGCGGTTCCCTGGCGCATGTGATCGGGGACTACGGCCCGCTGCCGCCGCGTTTCGTCTGCGTCCTGCTGGACCAGCTGCTCGCCGGTCTGGCGGCGGTGCACGCCGAGGGGGTCGTGCACCGTGACATCAAGCCGGCGAACATCCTGCTCGACGTCACCGGGACCGGACGGCCGCATCTGCGGCTGTCCGACTTCGGCATCTCCATGCGCAAAGGCGAGCCCCGGCTGACGGAGACCGACTACGTGGTGGGGACGCCCGGATACTTCGCGCCGGAACAGATGCTGGGCGCGGAGCCCGACTTCCCGGCGGACCTCTTCGCGGTCGGTCTGGTCGCCCTGTACCTGCTCCAGGGCCGGAAGCCCGACTCCCGTGCTCTGATCGAGCACTTCATGACGCACGGCACACCGGGAGCACCCGAGGGCATCGCGGAGCCGCTGTGGCAGGTGCTGGCCGGGCTGCTTCAGCCCGACCCGCAGCTTCGTTTCCGGACGGCGACGGGCGCGCGCAAGGCCCTCGCCTCGGCCGTCGAGCTGCTGCCCGATCCGGGTCAGGCCGAGGAGCCGGTGGAGGTCTTCGACCAGATCGGCCCGCTGCCGGCCGGCTTCGGTCCGACCGGCCCCGAGCCCCCGGCGGACCGGCCCGCACCGCACACCACCCAGGACACCCCCACACCGGCGACCGCGCCTTCACCGGCGGCACACCGGCCGCCGCCCCCACCCCCACCACAGCCCGAATCCGGGACGGCGTCACGATCCCGGCCGGAGTCGCGGCCGGACGACCCGCGGCGGTCGCTGCCCGGCCCCTCCGAGACCGGCAGCTTCCACCTGCCCCCGCCGCCCCGGGAGACCGTCGCTCCGGCCCCGTCGGCCGCGCACTCGGCACCCGCACAGCCCCCGGCGGCGTACGCGGCCCCCGGCCACTCCGTCGCCCCGCATCCGGGCCGTTCCCACCCCACTCCCGTCCCCTTGGGCCAGGCCCCGACGCCGGTGGCCGCGTACCCGCCGGGCGCCACGCGCCAGTACACCGCCGACGTCCGGATGGCCGGCCCGGTCGACCCGCGGGCCCGCGCCCGGGGCACCGCACCGGCCGGACGGCCGGGGCCGCCCCCGAAGGTGGTGGTCCCGGTGCTGTTCCTCGCGCTGGTCTGCTTCGCCGTCGGCGTATGGGCGCTCACCCAGGTCTGA
- a CDS encoding helix-turn-helix domain-containing protein — MDAAQQEATARARELQRSWYGEPLGALFRRLIDDLGLNQARLAAVLGLSAPMLSQLMSGQRAKIGNPAVVQRVQALQELSSQVADGSVSAAEATDRMDEIKKSQGGSVLTGTSQTTTSSGAPTVRRVVREIQSLLRSVSAAGDIIEAADSLAPAHPELAEFLRVYGAGRTADAVAHYESHQN; from the coding sequence ATGGATGCAGCGCAGCAGGAAGCCACGGCAAGAGCCCGGGAGCTTCAGCGCAGTTGGTACGGAGAGCCGTTGGGGGCGCTCTTCCGCCGGCTGATCGACGATCTCGGGCTGAACCAGGCGAGGCTGGCGGCCGTACTCGGACTGTCCGCACCCATGCTCTCCCAGCTCATGAGCGGCCAGCGCGCCAAGATCGGCAACCCGGCCGTCGTACAGCGTGTCCAGGCCCTGCAGGAACTCTCGAGTCAGGTCGCCGACGGCAGTGTGAGCGCCGCCGAGGCCACGGACCGGATGGACGAGATCAAGAAGTCTCAGGGCGGCTCGGTCCTGACCGGCACCAGCCAGACGACGACCAGTTCGGGCGCGCCGACCGTGCGCCGGGTGGTGCGCGAGATCCAGTCGTTGCTGCGGTCGGTGTCGGCGGCGGGGGACATCATCGAGGCGGCGGACTCCCTCGCCCCGGCCCACCCGGAGCTGGCAGAGTTCCTCCGGGTGTACGGCGCCGGGCGGACCGCGGACGCGGTCGCGCACTACGAGTCGCACCAGAACTGA
- a CDS encoding helix-turn-helix transcriptional regulator: protein MPVPEHSGQTDRTLYGLIYRHPGWSLEAVAAEARCSTAEAEEACDRLSATGLLAPAPESPCGFTTVDPDAALTRLFSVEERLASAHFQQVARIRTAISSLVRDFADLRDERREAVEIETLETPALANAFLDDAGSMAQGRMRSMHPGGPPPEAVIDDMVLRDTEMESRGIKVEALYQRRTAEIPYVAAYLADAVRPGREARVADYLPLRMILFDDDLAVLPIDPQDSGRGAFAIHGEALVKSLHAFYDYCWHNAAPLQRAPEHRQAVETALDSQELVVVKLLADGVKDEAIARQLGISSRTLSRLVSGIMDRLGATTRFQAALRIAESGLLD, encoded by the coding sequence ATGCCTGTGCCCGAGCACTCGGGGCAGACGGACCGGACGCTGTACGGGCTCATCTACCGTCATCCCGGTTGGTCCCTCGAAGCGGTGGCCGCCGAGGCCCGCTGTTCCACCGCCGAGGCGGAGGAGGCATGCGACCGGCTGAGCGCGACCGGGCTGCTCGCGCCGGCACCCGAATCACCCTGCGGATTCACGACGGTGGACCCCGATGCCGCGCTCACCCGGCTCTTCTCGGTGGAGGAACGGCTCGCGTCCGCGCATTTCCAGCAGGTGGCGAGGATCCGCACCGCCATCTCCTCGCTGGTGCGGGACTTCGCGGACCTGCGTGACGAGCGACGTGAGGCGGTGGAGATCGAGACGCTGGAGACGCCGGCGCTCGCGAACGCCTTCCTGGACGACGCGGGCAGCATGGCGCAAGGGCGCATGCGGTCGATGCATCCGGGCGGCCCGCCGCCCGAAGCGGTCATCGACGACATGGTGCTCCGTGACACCGAGATGGAGAGCCGGGGCATCAAGGTGGAGGCGCTGTACCAGCGCAGGACGGCGGAGATCCCGTACGTCGCGGCGTATCTGGCGGACGCCGTACGGCCGGGCAGGGAGGCGCGGGTGGCGGACTACCTGCCGCTGCGGATGATCCTCTTCGACGACGACCTGGCGGTGCTCCCGATCGATCCGCAGGACAGCGGTCGTGGCGCCTTCGCGATCCACGGGGAGGCGCTGGTCAAGTCGTTGCACGCCTTCTACGACTACTGCTGGCACAACGCCGCGCCCCTGCAGCGGGCGCCCGAACACCGGCAGGCTGTCGAGACGGCGCTGGACAGCCAGGAACTGGTGGTGGTCAAGCTGTTGGCGGACGGGGTCAAGGACGAGGCGATAGCGCGTCAACTGGGGATATCGTCACGGACCCTGAGCCGGCTCGTCTCCGGGATCATGGACCGGCTCGGGGCCACGACGCGGTTCCAGGCCGCCCTGCGCATCGCCGAGTCGGGCCTGCTGGACTGA
- a CDS encoding nucleotide sugar dehydrogenase, with the protein MDLIATAPPTPDPAAVPHQRPTHVPGLTRTVEVAVVGIGYAGLPLAVAAAAAGHRTRGLDLNEFLVAQVNVGRPPVDTVTAAQLDAVADRLDASTDPAFLRECSVIALCVPTPVDTHGVPDLGPLLSATRTVRDHLVPGRLVIVESTTYPGTTDGIIRETLEESGLVAGEDFFLAFSPERVDPGNEHFGFHNTPKVVGGLTDACRVRAAAFYRELTEQVHVTRSTREAEAAKILENTYRQVNLALVNEFAQICHRLGVDVWDTIDAAATKPFGFTAFRPGAGVGGHCIPVDPLYLVHRATQEGLPFRMAEQAQRVNDSMPVWVASRARDLLSRHEAGVRGAKVLLLGVTYKPDVADVRHSPAEPLAVELLGMGAEVSFHDPYVDAFSARGRALPPSRDAAAAVAQSDLVIVVQRHRAYRDELLAGARLLLDTSGPATIGSEAARP; encoded by the coding sequence ATGGATCTCATCGCCACCGCGCCGCCGACACCCGACCCGGCCGCCGTCCCCCACCAGAGGCCGACCCACGTCCCGGGCCTCACCCGTACCGTCGAGGTAGCCGTCGTCGGCATCGGCTACGCGGGTCTGCCGCTGGCTGTGGCCGCCGCGGCCGCCGGACACCGCACCCGCGGGCTGGACCTCAACGAGTTCCTGGTGGCACAGGTGAACGTCGGCCGCCCGCCGGTGGACACCGTGACCGCCGCCCAGCTCGACGCCGTCGCCGACCGGCTGGACGCGAGCACCGACCCGGCGTTCCTCCGCGAGTGCTCGGTCATCGCGCTGTGTGTGCCCACCCCGGTGGACACACATGGCGTTCCCGACCTGGGGCCGCTGCTGTCCGCGACCCGCACCGTCCGCGACCATCTCGTGCCGGGCCGGCTGGTGATCGTCGAGTCGACCACCTATCCCGGCACCACGGACGGGATCATCCGCGAAACCCTGGAGGAGTCCGGCCTGGTGGCGGGCGAGGACTTCTTCCTCGCCTTCTCCCCCGAACGCGTCGACCCCGGCAACGAGCACTTCGGCTTCCACAACACGCCCAAGGTCGTGGGCGGCCTCACGGACGCCTGCCGGGTACGGGCGGCGGCGTTCTACCGCGAGCTCACCGAGCAGGTGCACGTCACCCGCTCGACCCGTGAGGCCGAGGCCGCGAAGATCCTGGAGAACACCTACCGGCAGGTGAACCTCGCGCTGGTCAACGAGTTCGCGCAGATCTGCCACCGGCTGGGCGTGGACGTCTGGGACACCATCGACGCGGCGGCCACCAAACCCTTCGGATTCACCGCCTTCCGCCCCGGCGCCGGCGTCGGCGGCCACTGCATCCCGGTCGACCCGCTGTACCTGGTGCACCGTGCCACCCAGGAGGGCCTGCCTTTCCGCATGGCCGAGCAGGCCCAGCGCGTCAACGACTCGATGCCCGTCTGGGTCGCCTCCCGGGCGAGGGACCTGCTCTCCCGGCACGAGGCCGGGGTGCGCGGGGCGAAGGTGCTGCTCCTCGGCGTCACCTACAAGCCGGACGTCGCCGACGTGCGCCACTCGCCCGCCGAACCGCTGGCCGTCGAACTGCTCGGCATGGGTGCGGAGGTGAGTTTCCACGACCCCTACGTGGACGCCTTCTCGGCTCGTGGCCGGGCGCTGCCGCCCAGCCGGGACGCCGCGGCGGCGGTCGCCCAGAGCGATCTCGTCATCGTCGTCCAGCGCCACCGCGCGTACCGGGACGAACTACTCGCCGGGGCCCGGCTGCTGCTCGACACCAGTGGCCCCGCCACGATCGGAAGCGAGGCGGCACGGCCGTGA